In Rhodococcus qingshengii JCM 15477, the sequence GGACCACCCTAAGCGATCATTACGACTACTCTCGACACACTATGCAGCGAAGCCGTGTCCCGAGTGCGCCCCTGGGGTCGTGGCTGCTCGGATCCACCGACGAAAGCCCCAGGCGCCGCCGAATCCGCGTCCAGGCACTACTCACCGCCCCCCTCCTGGTCACAAACCTGATCGGAGCGGTACTGGCGATCGTGCTCATCGGATTCGTGGTTCCCGGACCCGCGATCATCCACCCCGAATTCGCATGGATCAACTTCATTGCCGTGCCCGTCTTCATCGGGTGTGTCTTTCTCATCGGACTGCTGTGGGGCACCAAACGGCTGATGCGGGATCTTCGATGGGCCACCGAGGATCACCCACCGACAGAGCAGAATCAACGCGCGGCGCTGCGCGGGCCGTGGCGACTGACCCGAGTGCAAGCCGTCCTGTGGACGGCCGCGCTCATCACCTTCACGACCATGTACGGAATCGTCGACCCCGACACTATTCCGAAAGTTCTGTTCACCGTGGCTTTCAGCGGTATCACCACGTGCGCTTTCTGCTACCTGCTCAGCGAGTTCGCACTCCGCCCGATTGCTGCGCGTGCACTCGAATCCGGAGCACCCCGCAAGGCTGCCGTTCTCGGACTGACCGGCCGGACAATCCTCGTCTGGCTGCTCGGAAGCGGAGTCCCCGTCACCGGCTTGATGCTCGTAGCGGTCTTCAGCTTCATCCGGCCTGCTTCGTGGCAAGCCCTCGCGACCGCGATCCTCGTCATCGGCGGAATCACTCTGTGCGTCGGACTCGGGCTGACGTACATCAACATCCGATCAGCCGCGGCTCCCATTCGGTCCGTACGCCGAGGCATGGAACAAGTCACCCGTGGCGACCTCACCGCGTCCGTCGTCGTGTACGACGGAACGGAACTGGGACTACTGCAGGCCGGCTTCAATCGCATGGCCGAGGGTCTGCGCGAGCGAGAGCGAATACGCGACCTCTTCGGGCGCCACGTCGGACACGAGGTTGCCGCAAACGCGGTTCGCCGAAACCCGGAACTCGGCGGTGAAGAACGTGACGTTGCCGTACTCTTCGTCGACGTCATCGGATCGACCACCATCGCGGCCACCAACTCCCCTACGGCGGTGGTCGCTCTACTCAACCGTTTCTTCGACGTCATAGTCGACGAGGTCGACGCACACGGCGGATTCGTCAACAAGTTCGAGGGCGACGCAGCGCTGGCGATCTTCGGAGCGCCGACGACACTCGACGATCACGCCGGCAGCGCACTCGCCGCTGCCCGCAAGATTCAGCAGCGCCTGCGTGCCGAGGTTCCGGAAGTGAGCGCGGGAATCGGCGTCGCCGCAGGTGTTGCCGTAGCCGGGAACGTCGGTGCGCGAGAGAGATTCGAGTACACCGTCATCGGTGATCCCGTCAACGAGGCGGCGCGACTGTCCGAAGTTGCCAAGACGGTTCCCGGTAACGTCGCCGCATCCGGTCGGGCTGTGGCTGCCGCTGACAGCGCCGAGGCTGCACAGTGGTCGATCACCGAGAACATCACCCTTCGCGGCCGCCTCGAACAGACCGAGCTCGCGATTCCGTGCGACGCTCTGGAGTCCGAGACCAGCCCGTCAGACTCCGTGCCCGTTCAGCCCTGACCCCACCTCCCCCCTGAGCGAACGGCACGTTCGGTCGGTCCAAGGCGATCAACGCCACGTTCGCTCGATGACTTTCCCGCTTCTCGACGGTCTATATCGGCACAGCGAAAATCCGACGACGCCTGGGAGATGGGTACGACTATGAAACTGACGACCTTTACCATCGTCACTCTCGACGGGGTGATGCAAGGACTCGGTGGTCCGGACGAAGATCGCCGTGGCGGATTCGAGCGGGGCGGCTGGTCCGCGCCATTAGTGGACACCGAAGCCATGGATTACCTCGTCCAGGTCTACCAGCGAGCTGACGCGTTCCTGTTCGGGCGACACACGTACGAGATCTTCGCCGGCTATTGGGGCGCGTTCGAGAATCCCGACGTCAACCCCATTGCAAGCGCACTGAATTCGCGGCCCAAGTACCTTGCGTCGACGACGCTCACCGATCCGCAATGGACGAACACGACAGCCCTTTCAGGTGACACCGCCACAGCTCTCGGCGAACTGAAAGCCAGACCCGGCGGTGAGCTTCAGGTGCACGGCAGTGGCAACCTGTGCCGCTGGCTTTTCGCGAACGATCTGGTCGACGAGATGATCCTGCTGATCGTTCCGGTGGTGGTAGGCCAGGGCACGCGACTGTTTCCCGACTCCGGACCGGACATCGCACTAGAGCTGGCCGAATCGCGAGCCACATCAAAGGGCGTGACGATTCAGAGGTATCTGCCGGCTGGCCGGCCGAAGTAAGCGACTGCCACGGCCGACGGCATCGACTGATCCGGGCAAAGTGCCTGTCGTCCTCAGGCGTTTTCACGCCCCTAATGGTGTGAACGTACCGTTCCCCTCGCCTAAGAGGGTGAGCGTGTCGTTCGCTCGATCCCGGGCGGGGTGGTGAGTCGGCGGCGTGCCCGCCCCTTTGATGGTGTGAACGGTGCGTTGGGTCGATCTGAGGCGACGAACGTGCCGTTCGCTCGAAGTCGGGGGTGCCGGCGGCGGTGCTTTCGGGTGATGGTGGTGGTGGTGGGGTGT encodes:
- a CDS encoding adenylate/guanylate cyclase domain-containing protein yields the protein MQRSRVPSAPLGSWLLGSTDESPRRRRIRVQALLTAPLLVTNLIGAVLAIVLIGFVVPGPAIIHPEFAWINFIAVPVFIGCVFLIGLLWGTKRLMRDLRWATEDHPPTEQNQRAALRGPWRLTRVQAVLWTAALITFTTMYGIVDPDTIPKVLFTVAFSGITTCAFCYLLSEFALRPIAARALESGAPRKAAVLGLTGRTILVWLLGSGVPVTGLMLVAVFSFIRPASWQALATAILVIGGITLCVGLGLTYINIRSAAAPIRSVRRGMEQVTRGDLTASVVVYDGTELGLLQAGFNRMAEGLRERERIRDLFGRHVGHEVAANAVRRNPELGGEERDVAVLFVDVIGSTTIAATNSPTAVVALLNRFFDVIVDEVDAHGGFVNKFEGDAALAIFGAPTTLDDHAGSALAAARKIQQRLRAEVPEVSAGIGVAAGVAVAGNVGARERFEYTVIGDPVNEAARLSEVAKTVPGNVAASGRAVAAADSAEAAQWSITENITLRGRLEQTELAIPCDALESETSPSDSVPVQP
- a CDS encoding dihydrofolate reductase family protein; translation: MKLTTFTIVTLDGVMQGLGGPDEDRRGGFERGGWSAPLVDTEAMDYLVQVYQRADAFLFGRHTYEIFAGYWGAFENPDVNPIASALNSRPKYLASTTLTDPQWTNTTALSGDTATALGELKARPGGELQVHGSGNLCRWLFANDLVDEMILLIVPVVVGQGTRLFPDSGPDIALELAESRATSKGVTIQRYLPAGRPK